The following coding sequences are from one Leptolyngbya sp. NIES-3755 window:
- a CDS encoding hypothetical protein (similar to AA sequence:cyanobase_aa:Cyan7425_5027) has protein sequence MSPYLEACCLRASATVSYARAERDIAVYTGMRVSAKTQQRLVQRQPWEELEPEAPEPILEISIDGGNVKLTSGTQDEPDWRQYKAVRINGKGESRAWFQDNEALVATVSARPMAEVVVCLGDGHDGIWNLHQQIVALSEQRIEILDWYHLKENLFKLSSDEIDREQIEAQLWKGDVSAALAQLAACPSDEAERFCNYLLKHQHRIVNYDYYAAEELCSIGSGAVESLVKQIDQRLQIVGGRWKAEHIPKVLAQRCAYLNEQLNPTTSILSRR, from the coding sequence ATGAGTCCTTACTTGGAAGCGTGCTGTTTGAGAGCGAGTGCAACGGTTTCCTATGCCCGCGCAGAACGAGACATCGCGGTGTATACAGGAATGCGCGTCAGCGCCAAAACGCAACAACGATTAGTCCAGCGACAACCGTGGGAAGAACTTGAACCCGAAGCGCCAGAGCCGATTCTGGAAATCAGTATTGATGGCGGCAATGTGAAGTTAACCAGTGGCACTCAAGACGAACCGGACTGGCGACAGTACAAAGCCGTTCGCATCAATGGCAAGGGAGAAAGTCGAGCTTGGTTTCAGGACAATGAGGCATTGGTCGCAACAGTGAGCGCGCGTCCGATGGCAGAGGTCGTTGTCTGTCTGGGCGATGGACACGACGGCATCTGGAACTTGCATCAGCAGATCGTCGCGTTGAGCGAGCAACGGATTGAGATTCTCGATTGGTATCATCTCAAGGAGAACTTGTTCAAGTTATCGAGCGACGAAATCGACCGAGAACAGATAGAAGCTCAGTTATGGAAAGGAGATGTGAGCGCTGCTCTAGCCCAATTAGCGGCGTGTCCCTCCGATGAGGCAGAGCGGTTTTGCAACTATCTGCTGAAGCATCAACATCGGATTGTGAACTACGACTACTACGCGGCTGAGGAGCTATGTTCGATTGGGTCAGGAGCCGTGGAATCGTTGGTCAAACAAATTGATCAACGGTTGCAGATTGTTGGAGGTCGGTGGAAAGCGGAGCATATTCCGAAAGTGCTGGCACAACGCTGTGCTTATCTCAATGAGCAACTGAATCCCACGACATCTATTCTCTCAAGAAGGTGA
- a CDS encoding unknown protein (similar to AA sequence:cyanobase_aa:asl7669), with translation MTPEDQQALNAHVQAIAKILYNDADKSQITNLAEIEAMVRTQVQQHVTPGLGSFLSQQLPPQLKATRDG, from the coding sequence ATGACTCCTGAAGACCAACAAGCGCTGAATGCCCATGTTCAAGCGATTGCAAAAATCTTGTACAACGATGCTGACAAAAGCCAGATAACGAATTTGGCAGAAATCGAAGCGATGGTGCGAACTCAAGTGCAACAGCACGTCACACCAGGATTAGGGAGTTTTTTATCACAGCAGTTACCGCCACAACTGAAGGCTACCCGCGACGGTTGA
- a CDS encoding hypothetical protein (similar to AA sequence:cyanobase_aa:LBDG_01280) yields the protein MDITRAILYKYPDAKFSASGFDYSGLHWLDVRPKPTLKELQAAYKEMTELGIDPLKGADWEALRVKLNQSPIFQKIYGLAKESSAIQLAFSMAMQVVLVTQNQESLGFYLEDLQKELGSNLSQSELESINSILKECGFNLTIGAGSNA from the coding sequence ATGGATATTACTCGTGCAATTTTATACAAATATCCTGATGCTAAATTCAGCGCATCGGGATTCGATTATTCGGGACTTCACTGGTTAGACGTTCGCCCAAAACCAACTTTAAAAGAACTGCAAGCTGCTTATAAAGAAATGACCGAGCTAGGTATTGATCCGTTAAAAGGCGCTGACTGGGAGGCTTTGAGAGTGAAGTTGAATCAGAGTCCGATCTTTCAAAAGATTTATGGATTAGCCAAAGAGAGTTCTGCAATTCAGTTGGCTTTTAGTATGGCGATGCAAGTTGTTTTAGTAACTCAGAATCAAGAGTCGCTTGGATTCTACCTGGAGGATTTGCAGAAAGAATTGGGTTCTAACTTGAGTCAGTCCGAACTCGAATCAATTAATTCAATCCTCAAAGAATGTGGATTTAACTTAACGATCGGAGCGGGTTCTAATGCCTAA